One genomic window of Quercus robur chromosome 6, dhQueRobu3.1, whole genome shotgun sequence includes the following:
- the LOC126688444 gene encoding uncharacterized protein LOC126688444 codes for MPTTIKKKKKKISGSGESSDGVLVNEPTMGEKLATLSLITDSKQQQEPSLVAATQPQPQPPSADSVQVLLRQALRADDRVLLLDCLYNRDEKVIAKSVSLLSPADVLKLLQSLISIIQSRGAILACALPWLKSLLLQHASGIMSQESSLVALNSLYQLIESRVSTFESAIQLSSCLDILYTGVVDDDIEENATTVPVIYEDEDESDEEKSEDAMETDQDINDEEASVAFDGVSDIEGSDGLSD; via the exons ATGCCGACGAcaatcaagaagaagaagaagaaaa tTAGTGGAAGTGGAGAGTCTTCCGATGGAGTTTTGGTTAACGAGCCAACGATGGGAGAGAAGCTCGCAACTCTGAGTCTTATTACAGATTCCAAGCAGCAGCAAGAGCCTTCTCTGGTTGCAGCGACAcagcctcagcctcagcctccAAGTGCAGACTCAGTTCAGGTGCTGCTTAGACAGGCTTTACGCGCCGATGATCGTGTGCTCTTGTTAGATTGCTTGTACAACCGAGACGAGAAG GTTATTGCGAAGTCGGTTTCGTTGTTGAGTCCGGCTGATGTGCTCAAGCTTTTGCAGTCTCTGATATCAATTATTCAGTCGAG GGGTGCGATTTTGGCATGTGCACTTCCATGGCTAAAAAGTCTACTTCTTCAACATGCAAGTGGAATAATGTCCCAGGAATCTTCTTTAGTTGCCCTGAATTCTTTATATCAG CTCATCGAGTCTAGAGTCTCAACTTTTGAATCAGCTATTCAACTATCGAGTTGCTTGGACATCCTTTACACAGGG GTTGTGGATGATGACATAGAGGAGAATGCCACTACGGTGCCAGTAATttatgaggatgaggatgaaaGTGATGAAGAGAAATCTGAAGATGCCATGGAAACTGATCAAGATATCAATGATGAGGAAGCATCAGTAGCATTTGATGGTGTTAGTGACATTGAAGGAAGTGATGGCTTGAGTGACTGA